In one window of Bos taurus isolate L1 Dominette 01449 registration number 42190680 breed Hereford chromosome 15, ARS-UCD2.0, whole genome shotgun sequence DNA:
- the OR5T1B gene encoding olfactory receptor 5T1 — protein sequence MKTEMSGSPSDLDLYRIQMKNSTEVTMFILMGFTDDSEVQIFLFLLFLAIYLFTMIGNLGLVFLVIMDSRLHNPMYYFLAALSFLDACYSSVITPKMLINFLSENKTISFLGCATQMFLFLTCGTTECFILAAMAYDRYVAIYNPLLYLVTMSPRVYVPLIISCYVVGVLHATLHTGATFTLSFCGSNEIRHVFCDIPPLLAISCSDTRMNQLLVFYFAGSIEISTILIVLISYGFILLAILRMGSAEGRRKVFSTCGSHLTGVSIFHGTVLFMYVRPSSSYALDHDMIVSVFYTIIIPMLNPIIYSLRNKDVKDAMKKVLGKNWFINKVYFSH from the coding sequence ATGAAGACTGAGATGTCAGGGTCACCATCAGACTTAGATTTATACAGGATTCAGATGAAAAATAGCACTGAGGTCACCATGTTTATACTGATGGGCTTTACAGATGATTCTGAGGTGCAAATCTTTCTATTTTTACTATTTCTAGCAATCTATCTTTTTACAATGATAGGAAATTTGGGGTTGGTTTTCTTGGTCATTATGGATTCCCGGCTCCACAACCCCATGTACTATTTTCTGGCAGCATTATCATTCTTGGATGCCTGCTATTCTTCTGTTATCACCCCCAAAATGCTGATCAATTTCCTATCAGAGAATAAAACCATTTCCTTTCTTGGATGTGCCACACAgatgtttctctttcttacttgTGGGACCACAGAATGCTTCATCCTGGCTGCAATGGCCTATGATCGCTATGTAGCCATCTACAACCCTCTCCTGTATTTAGTTACAATGTCACCCAGAGTCTATGTGCCACTTATAATTTCCTGCTATGTTGTTGGTGTCTTGCATGCTACTTTACACACAGGGGCTACTTTTACCCTCTCCTTCTGTGGATCCAATGAAATCAGACATGTGTTCTGTGACATCCCTCCCCTCCTCGCTATTTCTTGCTCTGACACTCGCATGAACCAGCTTCTAGTTTTCTATTTTGCAGGCTCTATTGAGATATCCACCATATTAATTGTTCTGATCTCCTATGGTTTCATCCTGTTGGCCATTCTGAGGATGGGTTCTGctgaagggagaaggaaagtCTTTTCTACGTGTGGCTCTCACCTAACTGGAGTGTCCATTTTTCATGGTACGGTTCTCTTTATGTACGTGAGACCCAGTTCCAGCTATGCCTTGGATCATGACATGATCGTGTCTGTATTTTACACCATCATAATTCCCATGCTGAATCCCATCATCTATAGTTTGAGGAACAAAGATGTCAAGGATGCGATGAAGAAAGTGTTAGGGAAAAATTGGTTTATCAACAAAGTATATTTTTCACACTAA
- the OR5T1 gene encoding olfactory receptor 5T1 has translation MSGSRSHLDLYRVQVRNVTEITMFILMGFTDDFEVQVFLFLLFLAIYLFTLIGNLGLVFLVIVDSRLHKPMYHFLSVLSSLDACCSSVVTPKMIVNFLVENKTISYLECITQTLLLVTFGTTECFLLAAMAYDRYVAIYNPLLYSVSMAPRVYMPLIIASYVGGIVHATVHTVATFSLSFCASNEIRHVFCDIPPLLAISCSDTHTNQLLLFYLVGSIEIVTVLIVLISYGFILLAILRMHSAEGRRKVFSTCGSHLTGVSIYHGTILFMYMRPSSSYALDHDMIVSVFYSIIIPMLNPVIYSLRNKDVKEAIKRVFGKKSVCS, from the coding sequence atGTCAGGGTCACGATCACATTTAGATTTATACAGGGTTCAGGTAAGAAATGTGACTGAAATCACCATGTTTATATTGATGGGGTTTACAGATGATTTTGAGGTTcaagtttttctatttttactattTCTAGCAATCTATCTTTTTACACTGATAGGGAATTTGGGGTTGGTTTTCTTGGTCATTGTGGATTCCAGGCTCCACAAACCTATGTACCATTTTCTGAGTGTGTTATCATCCTTGGATGCCTGCTGTTCTTCAGTCGTCACTCCAAAAATGATAGTCAATTTCCTGgtggaaaataaaactatttcataTCTTGAGTGTATAACACAGACACTTCTTTTAGTTACTTTTGGGACCACAGAATGCTTTCTTCTGGCTGCAATGGCATATGATCGCTACGTGGCTATCTACAACCCCCTCCTGTATTCAGTCAGCATGGCACCCAGAGTCTACATGCCACTCATCATTGCTTCCTATGTTGGTGGCATCGTGCATGCTACTGTACACACAGTGGCTACTTTCAGCCTCTCCTTCTGTGCCTCCAATGAAATCAGACATGTGTTCTGTGACATCCCTCCCCTCCTCGCTATTTCTTGCTCTGACACTCACACAAACCAGCTTCTGCTCTTCTACCTTGTGGGCTCCATTGAGATAGTCACTGTCCTGATTGTCCTGATCTCCTATGGTTTCATTCTGTTGGCCATTCTGAGGATGCATTCTGctgaagggagaaggaaagtCTTTTCAACATGTGGCTCTCACCTAACTGGAGTGTCCATTTACCATGGGACCATCCTCTTTATGTACATGAGACCAAGTTCCAGCTATGCTTTAGACCATGACATGATTGTGTCAGTATTTTACAGCATTATCATTCCCATGCTAAATCCTGTCATTTACAGTTTAAGGAACAAGGATGTCAAAGAGGCAATCAAAAGAGTGTTTGGGAAAAAATCAGTTTGTTCATAA
- the OR10AG75 gene encoding olfactory receptor family 10 subfamily AG member 75: MQSRNVNLEREDHLKITETNLTIMMEFVLLGFTDIPQFQWFLFGIFLVIYMIILLGNGVIILITRVDAILQTPMYFFLRNFSFLEICYVSITLPRMLMDLWTQKGTISLFTCATQMCFFLILGTTECFLLAVMAYDRCVAICDPLHYPLVMCPEVRIRLVVASWISAVPVQIGQTCQIFSLPFCGSNTINHFFCDIPPLLKLACGDIFVNEMVVYIFGILFVTVPFLLILGFYIRIISTILKLPANTGWTKAFSTCSSHITVVLLFYGSATVTYLKPKSNQHEGIDKMISLFYTILTPMVNPIIYSLRNKDVRKAMRKFLP, from the coding sequence atgcagtCAAGAAATGTAAATTTAGAGAGAGAAGATCATTTGAAAATTACAGAAACAAATCTCACTATCATGATGGAATTTGTCCTCTTGGGCTTCACTGATATTCCCCAATTTCAATGGTTTCTTTTTGGGATATTCTTAGTCATCTACATGATTATCCTGTTGGGGAATGGCGTCATAATTCTAATAACCAGAGTAGATGCCATTCTTCAGACACCCATGTATTTTTTCCTCCGCAATTTTTCCTTCCTAGAAATCTGTTATGTATCCATCACTCTTCCCAGGATGCTCATGGACCTTTGGACCCAAAAAGGAACCATTTCTCTTTTTACTTGTGCTACACAAATGTGCTTCTTCCTTATCCTTGGAACCACTGAGTGCTTCCTCCTggctgtgatggcctatgaccgctgtGTGGCCATCTGTGACCCTCTGCACTATCCCCTGGTCATGTGCCCTGAGGTCCGCATCAGGCTGGTGGTTGCCTCCTGGATCAGTGCTGTTCCAGTCCAGATAGGCCAAACATGCCAgattttctctctgcctttctgtgGCTCCAACACAATCAATCATTTCTTCTGTGACATTCCACCATTATTAAAACTGGCTTGTGGAGACATCTTTGTGAATGAGATGGTGGTCTATATATTTGGTATATTGTTTGTCACTGTTCCCTTTTTGCTGATACTTGGATTCTACATCAGAATTATCTCCACCATCCTGAAGTTGCCAGCAAACACAGGATGGACCAAAGCTTTCTCCACTTGCTCTTCCCACATCACTGTTGTACTTTTATTCTACGGATCAGCCACTGTCACCTACTTAAAGCCTAAATCGAACCAGCATGAAGGAATAGACAAAATGATATCTCTTTTCTACACCATTTTGACTCCAATGGTCAATCCTATCATATATAGTCTGCGGAACAAAGACGTTAGAAAGGCAATGAGAAAATTTCTTCCCTAA